Proteins encoded within one genomic window of Corynebacterium aurimucosum:
- a CDS encoding MarR family winged helix-turn-helix transcriptional regulator, whose translation MTDFDLIDETIAEYRRFERARARFDTEARREYGITGSHLSLLRLIDKKSPIPILQLRKELGWQPATIGQAVKRLVRDELIAIDDDPEDLRRRLCSITEEGRRFLLHVPLTGPARLRTYEFSEEELTTMKRGFETALKAFGYVPWSDED comes from the coding sequence GTGACGGATTTTGACCTCATCGATGAGACCATCGCGGAATACCGCCGCTTCGAGCGCGCCCGCGCGCGCTTCGATACCGAAGCACGCCGCGAGTACGGCATCACCGGTTCGCACCTTTCGCTCCTCCGGCTCATTGATAAGAAGAGCCCCATTCCCATCTTGCAACTGCGCAAGGAGCTGGGTTGGCAGCCCGCCACCATCGGGCAGGCGGTCAAGCGCTTGGTGCGTGACGAGCTCATTGCCATCGACGATGATCCAGAGGACCTGCGCCGCCGCCTGTGCAGCATCACCGAGGAAGGCCGGCGCTTCCTGCTCCACGTCCCCCTCACCGGCCCGGCGCGCCTGCGCACCTATGAGTTCAGCGAGGAAGAGTTAACCACCATGAAGCGTGGGTTCGAGACCGCGCTGAAGGCTTTCGGGTATGTGCCGTGGAGTGATGAGGACTAG